From one Magnetofaba australis IT-1 genomic stretch:
- the lysS gene encoding lysine--tRNA ligase yields the protein MSEQEKNANAEPQEENQQIAARKVKLAAIREAGVNPYPNGYKPEDSLDSVRERYGSIQDAEELSHASLKVAGRVMLLRSFGKLTFATLQDESGRLQIAAQRDEVGEEIYNTLFKKVEVGDILGCKGHLFRTKVGELTLRVQKFQLLSKSVRPLPEKFHGLEDTETRYRQRYVDLIVNPEVREVFKTRSGVISHIRRFMEARGFLEVETPMMHPIPGGARAKPFETHHNALDMPLFLRIAPELYLKRLIVGGFERVFEINRNFRNEGLSPRHNPEFTMMEFYQAFAEYRELMDFTEELICEVVEAATGGLMVTHQERDIDFSGPWARLTPAEAILKYVPEAVEPLKGMAPFIETKTSDWMNPEARSAWEGLAAQLGMEVDPAWDVGKLVMEIFEEKVEHLLIQPTFIVDYPISVSPLSRRSDENPDIAERFELFIGGWEIANAFSELNDPADQAERFQSQADAHDAGDDEAMHFDADYIRALEYGMPPTGGEGIGIDRLVMLLTDAPTIREVLLFPQLKREVQ from the coding sequence ATGTCCGAACAAGAGAAGAACGCCAACGCCGAACCCCAGGAAGAGAACCAGCAGATCGCCGCGCGCAAGGTGAAGCTGGCGGCCATCCGTGAGGCGGGGGTGAATCCCTATCCCAACGGCTACAAGCCCGAAGATTCGCTGGACTCGGTGCGCGAGCGTTACGGCTCGATTCAGGACGCCGAGGAGCTCTCCCACGCCTCTCTGAAGGTGGCGGGTCGGGTGATGCTGCTGCGCAGCTTCGGCAAGCTCACCTTCGCCACCCTGCAGGATGAGAGCGGGCGTTTGCAGATCGCCGCCCAGCGCGATGAGGTGGGCGAGGAGATCTACAACACGCTGTTCAAGAAGGTGGAAGTGGGCGATATCCTCGGCTGCAAAGGGCATCTGTTCCGCACCAAGGTGGGTGAGCTGACCCTGCGGGTGCAGAAGTTTCAGCTCCTCTCCAAATCGGTGCGGCCGCTGCCGGAGAAGTTCCATGGTCTGGAGGATACCGAGACCCGCTATCGCCAGCGCTATGTGGACCTGATCGTCAACCCGGAAGTGCGGGAGGTGTTCAAAACCCGCTCCGGGGTGATCAGCCATATCCGCCGCTTCATGGAAGCGCGGGGGTTCCTGGAGGTGGAGACCCCCATGATGCACCCCATCCCCGGCGGCGCGCGGGCCAAGCCGTTTGAAACCCATCACAACGCCCTGGATATGCCGCTGTTTCTGCGCATCGCCCCGGAGTTGTATCTGAAACGTCTGATCGTGGGCGGCTTCGAGCGGGTGTTCGAGATCAACCGCAACTTCCGCAATGAGGGGCTCTCACCGCGCCACAACCCCGAATTCACCATGATGGAGTTCTATCAGGCGTTCGCCGAGTACCGCGAGTTGATGGACTTCACCGAGGAGCTGATCTGCGAAGTGGTGGAGGCGGCCACCGGCGGCTTGATGGTCACCCACCAGGAGCGCGATATCGACTTCTCCGGCCCGTGGGCGCGCCTGACCCCGGCCGAAGCGATTCTGAAGTATGTCCCCGAGGCCGTCGAGCCCCTCAAAGGGATGGCGCCGTTCATCGAAACCAAAACCTCCGACTGGATGAACCCGGAGGCGCGCAGCGCCTGGGAGGGGTTGGCCGCGCAGCTGGGCATGGAGGTGGATCCGGCTTGGGATGTGGGCAAACTGGTGATGGAGATCTTCGAGGAGAAGGTGGAGCATCTGCTGATTCAGCCCACCTTCATCGTCGACTACCCCATCTCGGTGTCGCCGCTGTCGCGCCGCAGCGATGAAAATCCCGACATCGCCGAGCGCTTTGAGCTGTTCATCGGCGGTTGGGAGATCGCCAACGCCTTCTCCGAGCTCAACGACCCCGCCGACCAGGCCGAACGCTTCCAATCCCAGGCCGACGCCCACGATGCCGGCGATGATGAGGCGATGCACTTCGACGCCGACTACATCCGCGCGCTGGAGTATGGCATGCCCCCCACCGGCGGCGAGGGCATCGGCATCGACCGTTTGGTGATGCTGCTCACCGACGCCCCCACCATTCGCGAAGTGCTGCTGTTCCCGCAGCTCAAACGCGAAGTGCAGTAA
- a CDS encoding PAS domain S-box protein: MRFEERYHALRQKFARSLPDRLQELTDLRQRMASAQGDAAAWDLFFTSSHGLIGAAATFSFPDFTERARSLANVTQGGVKRYAEPEALASALSVIDEHLSNLDQLAREAISALRDPMPHLAQEERHRGAERRVVALTQDEVLRERLRQELARRNAVVESAPDYPALHRMVESDPPDGVLLDMRGLAITAQTPALTFSANYQQRQTPSPVAALHEEDGLTHRLAAVRLGSTHFFRAPGEPARLARILAPLPRNIEDDPYRVLLVDDSPVLTEFYQSILEQAGMQAHILNDPSQLLEALDAHAPELVVLDLYMPGINGIELGWVIRQNDRFADLPLLFLSGEKNLGRRLSDRNLAHEDYLIKPVSPAAFTRVVLSRIKQRRDSRRKLEHMRSALRELEHLQHALNEHAIVSVTDPSGRITYANEKFCETSGYTMAELIGQDHRILKSGEHPPEYYARMWETISNGQVWHGEVKNRRKDGSFYWVSASIVPLLNDQGEPWEYISIRTDITQQRMYRARAHSMALFAEKHPSPMLRVDCHNLILDANPAAEALGMGQNQACPFTARLAERGMGSLLECVLSNRRPQFETTLGDRRYNVVLQGVSALSVAHIYAEDITDRVRAEETLREREARISAIVEHSNEGMVVVDAQGAITLFNRAAETLFGCDAEQMMGRAITDLLPQSPFPMALPVDVERLEQNRLELSGVRIDGGEFEARLSLSMIPLSEPAMFVGIVQDISARKQFERNLTAAKEAAERASQAKSRFLSSMSHELRTPMNAVLGFSQLLLSDPVEPLSAGQADSVQEILSAGNHLLELINEVLDLARIESGRIELKIERTRLGLLLQECLTLMSAQAAERGVLMPDESALNDCAPVFCLADRKRLKQVALNLLSNAIKYNIPGGEVMLGCDMREDGFVRVWVRDTGRGIPAHKAQEVFEPFNRLGADHSGVEGSGIGLAICRRLMEEMGGAIGFESEAGKGALFWIDIPLSGDAAQSSEEGGAEMCGVEPDSAQPAHAALVLYVEDDPINRKLMERAAARRPAWRLITAPDAESGLAMAKQERPHLCLLDINLPGKDGFYLLEALRADRRFRTIPIYAVTASAMPEDVARGRAAGFDGYITKPLQLESLLRVLDAALERRENALKGFSGLTETGGRG; the protein is encoded by the coding sequence ATGCGGTTTGAGGAGCGTTATCACGCTTTGCGGCAGAAGTTCGCCCGCAGTCTGCCGGATCGGCTGCAGGAGCTGACGGATTTGAGGCAACGTATGGCCTCGGCGCAGGGCGATGCGGCGGCTTGGGATCTGTTTTTTACCAGCAGCCATGGTCTGATCGGCGCAGCGGCCACTTTCAGCTTTCCCGACTTTACCGAGCGCGCGCGAAGCTTGGCCAATGTGACCCAGGGCGGCGTCAAACGCTATGCAGAGCCCGAAGCGCTGGCGAGCGCCTTGTCGGTGATTGACGAGCATCTGAGCAATCTGGATCAGTTGGCGCGGGAGGCGATCAGCGCCCTGCGCGATCCCATGCCCCATTTGGCGCAGGAGGAGCGTCATCGCGGCGCCGAGCGCCGGGTGGTGGCGCTGACTCAGGATGAAGTTTTGCGCGAGCGTTTGCGTCAGGAGTTGGCGCGGCGCAATGCGGTGGTGGAGTCGGCGCCGGACTACCCTGCGCTGCATCGTATGGTGGAGAGCGATCCGCCTGATGGCGTGCTGCTGGATATGCGCGGACTGGCGATCACCGCACAGACGCCTGCGTTGACCTTTTCGGCCAACTATCAGCAGCGTCAGACCCCCTCGCCAGTGGCGGCGCTGCATGAAGAGGATGGCCTGACGCACCGTCTGGCCGCCGTGCGTCTGGGCAGCACCCACTTTTTCCGCGCGCCAGGCGAACCGGCGCGACTGGCGCGCATTCTGGCGCCGCTGCCGCGCAATATTGAAGATGATCCCTACCGCGTGCTGTTGGTGGATGATAGCCCGGTGCTCACCGAGTTCTACCAGTCGATCCTGGAGCAGGCGGGGATGCAGGCGCACATCCTCAACGACCCGTCACAGCTTCTCGAAGCATTGGATGCGCATGCGCCGGAGCTGGTGGTGCTGGATCTCTATATGCCCGGCATCAATGGCATCGAATTGGGCTGGGTGATTCGGCAGAACGACCGTTTCGCCGACCTGCCGCTGCTGTTCCTCTCCGGTGAGAAGAACCTGGGGCGGCGTCTGTCGGACCGCAACCTGGCCCATGAGGACTATCTGATCAAACCGGTTTCGCCAGCGGCGTTTACCCGCGTGGTGCTCTCGCGCATCAAGCAGCGGCGCGACTCGCGGCGCAAACTGGAGCATATGCGCTCGGCCCTGCGCGAGCTGGAGCATCTGCAACACGCCTTGAACGAACACGCCATCGTCAGCGTCACCGACCCCTCCGGCCGCATCACCTACGCCAATGAGAAGTTCTGCGAAACTAGCGGCTACACCATGGCCGAGCTGATCGGTCAGGACCACCGCATTCTCAAATCCGGCGAGCATCCACCGGAGTATTACGCGCGCATGTGGGAGACCATCTCCAACGGCCAGGTGTGGCACGGCGAGGTCAAGAACCGGCGCAAGGATGGCTCGTTCTATTGGGTGTCGGCCTCCATCGTGCCGCTGCTCAACGATCAGGGCGAGCCGTGGGAGTATATCTCCATCCGCACCGACATCACTCAGCAGCGCATGTACCGCGCCCGTGCTCACAGCATGGCGCTGTTTGCCGAGAAGCACCCGTCGCCCATGCTGCGGGTGGATTGCCACAATCTGATTCTCGACGCCAACCCGGCGGCTGAAGCGTTGGGCATGGGGCAGAACCAGGCCTGTCCGTTTACCGCCCGGCTGGCCGAACGCGGCATGGGCTCGCTGCTGGAGTGTGTGCTATCCAACCGCCGTCCGCAGTTCGAAACCACCCTGGGCGATCGGCGCTACAATGTGGTGTTGCAAGGGGTGTCGGCGCTCTCGGTGGCGCACATCTACGCCGAGGACATCACCGACCGGGTGCGCGCCGAGGAGACCCTGCGTGAGCGTGAGGCGCGCATTAGCGCCATTGTCGAACACTCCAATGAGGGCATGGTGGTGGTGGACGCCCAGGGCGCCATCACCCTGTTCAACCGCGCCGCCGAAACGCTGTTTGGCTGTGATGCCGAGCAGATGATGGGGCGCGCCATCACCGATCTGCTGCCGCAGTCGCCGTTTCCCATGGCGCTGCCGGTGGACGTGGAAAGGTTGGAGCAAAACCGCCTGGAATTGTCAGGGGTGCGCATTGACGGCGGCGAATTCGAGGCGCGTCTGTCGTTGAGCATGATTCCGCTGTCGGAACCGGCCATGTTCGTCGGCATTGTGCAGGATATCAGCGCGCGCAAGCAGTTTGAACGCAACCTCACCGCCGCCAAAGAAGCCGCCGAGCGCGCCAGTCAGGCCAAATCACGCTTCCTCTCCTCCATGAGTCATGAGTTGCGCACCCCCATGAACGCGGTGCTGGGGTTTTCGCAACTGCTGCTCTCCGATCCGGTGGAGCCGCTCTCCGCCGGGCAGGCGGATTCGGTGCAGGAGATCCTGTCAGCGGGCAACCACCTGTTGGAGTTGATCAATGAGGTGCTGGATCTGGCGCGCATTGAATCGGGCCGCATCGAGCTCAAGATCGAACGCACGCGCCTGGGCTTGCTGCTGCAGGAGTGCTTGACGCTGATGTCGGCGCAAGCCGCTGAGCGCGGCGTGTTGATGCCTGATGAGAGCGCGTTGAACGACTGTGCGCCGGTGTTCTGTCTGGCGGATCGCAAGCGTCTGAAACAGGTGGCGCTGAATCTGCTCTCCAACGCCATCAAATATAATATCCCCGGCGGCGAGGTGATGCTGGGCTGTGACATGCGCGAAGATGGCTTCGTGCGGGTGTGGGTGCGCGACACCGGGCGCGGTATCCCCGCGCATAAGGCGCAAGAGGTGTTCGAACCGTTCAACCGATTGGGCGCGGACCACTCCGGGGTGGAGGGGTCGGGCATCGGTCTGGCCATCTGTCGGCGACTCATGGAGGAGATGGGCGGCGCCATCGGTTTTGAGAGCGAGGCGGGCAAAGGGGCGCTGTTCTGGATCGATATCCCTTTGAGCGGAGACGCCGCCCAGAGCAGTGAAGAGGGCGGCGCCGAGATGTGCGGCGTGGAGCCGGACTCGGCGCAACCGGCCCACGCGGCGCTGGTGCTGTATGTGGAGGATGACCCCATCAACCGCAAATTGATGGAGCGTGCGGCGGCGCGGCGTCCGGCGTGGCGTCTGATCACCGCGCCCGACGCTGAGAGCGGCTTGGCCATGGCCAAGCAGGAGCGCCCCCATCTGTGCCTGTTGGACATCAATCTCCCCGGCAAAGACGGCTTCTATCTGCTGGAGGCGTTGCGCGCTGATCGGCGTTTTCGCACCATTCCCATCTATGCAGTAACCGCTTCGGCCATGCCCGAGGATGTGGCGCGGGGCCGTGCGGCGGGGTTTGACGGCTACATCACCAAGCCGCTGCAACTGGAGTCCCTGCTGCGGGTGCTGGACGCGGCGTTGGAGCGCCGGGAAAACGCCCTCAAGGGCTTTAGCGGTTTGACTGAGACGGGTGGGCGCGGATGA
- a CDS encoding ABC transporter ATP-binding protein, which produces MSDQSQPLLQAEGISREFKTAAETVRVLDAVDLSLGQGEMAALLGASGSGKSTLIQILGSLDTPSAGRVLLQGEDIFALNQAKRAALRNRKIAFIYQFHGLLPEFTALENVMMPLLIGRMAVAQATKIATEMLGEVGLSHRLTHKPGQMSGGERQRAAIARAVAPNPKLLLADEPTGNLDTHTAQGVFDLLKRLNVERKLSCLMVTHNTELADQLPRRLRLHEGRLSPAP; this is translated from the coding sequence ATGAGTGATCAGTCGCAGCCGCTTTTGCAGGCCGAGGGGATCAGCCGCGAGTTCAAGACCGCCGCTGAGACCGTGCGGGTGCTCGATGCGGTGGATTTGAGTCTGGGACAAGGGGAGATGGCGGCGTTGTTGGGGGCTTCAGGCTCCGGCAAAAGCACCCTGATTCAGATTCTTGGCTCGCTGGATACCCCCAGCGCCGGGCGCGTGCTGCTGCAGGGTGAGGATATCTTCGCCCTCAATCAGGCCAAACGGGCGGCGCTGCGCAACCGCAAGATCGCGTTTATCTACCAGTTCCATGGGCTGTTGCCGGAGTTCACCGCCCTGGAGAATGTGATGATGCCGCTGCTGATCGGGCGCATGGCGGTGGCGCAGGCGACAAAAATCGCCACCGAGATGCTGGGTGAGGTGGGGCTGTCGCACCGTTTGACCCACAAACCCGGGCAGATGTCCGGCGGCGAACGTCAGCGCGCAGCCATCGCGCGGGCGGTGGCGCCCAACCCCAAGTTGCTGCTGGCCGATGAACCGACCGGCAATTTGGACACTCATACCGCACAGGGCGTGTTTGATCTGCTCAAGCGTTTGAATGTGGAACGCAAGTTGAGCTGTCTGATGGTGACCCATAACACCGAATTGGCCGACCAATTGCCGCGTCGGCTGAGATTACATGAGGGGCGACTGAGTCCTGCGCCGTAG
- the trpS gene encoding tryptophan--tRNA ligase, whose amino-acid sequence MNASSAVNPIVFSGAQPTGQLTLGNYLGALRQWVTLQDDHDCIFCIVDLHALTVRQDPAALRESILSLAALYLACGIDPAKSTVFVQSHVPAHAELAWLLNTYTQMGELERMTQFKDKAQRHKHNINAGLFTYPVLMAADILLYGTQRVPVGEDQKQHLELARDIATRFNGIYGDVLVVPEPMIPKGGARVKDLQEPTKKMSKSAESELAKVMMLDEPKAIIKKFKKAVTDNEATIRYDEANQPGVANLLNIYCAVTGSSQEEALAHFDHNMYGKLKVETAEAVAEALTPVRERYLALRESEGMLLETLAQGAEVARKRAEGVMMRVMDAIGLPLDPHRFRK is encoded by the coding sequence GTGAACGCCTCATCCGCGGTCAACCCCATTGTCTTCAGCGGCGCCCAGCCCACTGGTCAACTCACCCTGGGCAACTACTTGGGGGCGTTGCGCCAATGGGTGACGTTGCAGGATGACCACGACTGCATCTTCTGCATCGTGGATCTGCACGCGCTGACCGTGCGCCAGGATCCGGCGGCGTTGCGGGAGTCGATTCTGAGTCTGGCGGCGCTCTATCTGGCCTGCGGCATCGACCCGGCCAAGAGCACCGTGTTTGTGCAGAGTCACGTGCCCGCCCATGCGGAGCTGGCCTGGCTGCTCAACACCTATACGCAGATGGGCGAGCTGGAGCGCATGACCCAGTTCAAGGACAAGGCGCAGCGCCACAAGCACAACATCAACGCCGGTCTGTTTACCTACCCGGTGCTGATGGCCGCCGATATTCTGCTCTACGGAACCCAGCGGGTGCCGGTGGGGGAGGACCAGAAGCAGCACTTGGAGCTGGCGCGGGATATCGCCACCCGCTTCAACGGCATTTACGGCGACGTGCTGGTTGTCCCTGAGCCGATGATTCCCAAGGGCGGCGCGCGGGTCAAAGACCTGCAGGAGCCCACCAAGAAGATGTCCAAGAGCGCCGAGTCCGAGCTGGCCAAGGTGATGATGCTCGACGAGCCCAAGGCGATCATCAAGAAGTTCAAGAAGGCGGTGACCGACAATGAGGCCACGATCCGCTATGATGAAGCCAATCAGCCCGGCGTGGCCAATCTGCTGAATATCTACTGCGCCGTGACCGGCTCCTCCCAGGAGGAGGCGCTGGCGCACTTTGATCACAATATGTATGGCAAGTTGAAGGTGGAGACCGCCGAAGCGGTGGCCGAAGCCCTCACCCCGGTGCGCGAGCGCTATCTGGCGCTGCGGGAGAGTGAGGGGATGTTGTTGGAGACCCTGGCGCAAGGCGCCGAAGTGGCGCGCAAGCGCGCTGAAGGGGTGATGATGCGGGTGATGGACGCCATCGGCCTGCCATTGGATCCCCATCGTTTTAGAAAGTAG
- the prfB gene encoding peptide chain release factor 2, which translates to MDESIQRTFDSIAEKLTLLRGHLDYENGKERLSELDALSQDPNLWTDAERAKTLMREKTQLEKTIGEWDNLNQETSDASDLLAMAQEEGDEEMVAEVRAQVSDLLTRLEDLELARMLSGEADGNNCFLEIHSGAGGTESQDWASMLLRMYTRYCEKSGFKVEELDIQPGDEAGIKSASLKIEGDFAYGYLKVESGVHRLVRISPFDSSARRHTSFTSVFVSPEIDDSIEIEIDDKDIRVDTYRASGAGGQHVNKTSSAIRITHFPTGIVVQCQDSRSQHRNRDMAFQVLKSRLYQHEMDKRAEAAQATADAKSDIAWGHQIRSYVLAPYRLVKDLRTQVESGNTDAVLDGDLNPFIKAALAQRISGESESN; encoded by the coding sequence ATGGATGAAAGCATCCAAAGAACATTTGATTCCATCGCCGAGAAGCTGACGCTGCTGCGCGGCCACCTGGATTATGAAAACGGCAAGGAGCGCCTCTCCGAGCTGGATGCGTTGAGCCAGGATCCCAACCTGTGGACCGACGCCGAACGCGCCAAGACGCTGATGCGCGAAAAGACGCAGTTGGAGAAGACCATCGGCGAGTGGGACAACCTCAATCAGGAGACCTCCGACGCCAGCGACTTGCTCGCCATGGCGCAGGAGGAGGGCGACGAGGAGATGGTCGCCGAGGTGCGCGCCCAGGTCAGCGACCTGCTCACCCGTCTGGAGGATCTGGAGCTGGCGCGCATGCTCTCGGGCGAGGCCGACGGCAACAACTGCTTCCTTGAGATCCACTCCGGCGCCGGCGGCACCGAGTCCCAGGACTGGGCCAGCATGCTGCTGCGCATGTACACCCGCTATTGTGAGAAGAGCGGCTTCAAGGTCGAAGAGCTGGATATCCAGCCCGGCGACGAGGCGGGCATCAAATCCGCCAGTCTGAAGATCGAAGGCGACTTCGCCTATGGCTACTTGAAGGTGGAGTCTGGCGTGCACCGATTGGTGCGCATCAGCCCGTTCGACTCCTCGGCGCGGCGCCACACCTCGTTCACTTCGGTGTTTGTGTCGCCGGAGATTGACGACTCCATCGAGATCGAGATCGACGACAAGGATATCCGCGTGGACACCTATCGCGCCTCCGGCGCGGGCGGTCAGCACGTCAACAAAACCAGCTCCGCCATCCGCATCACCCACTTTCCCACCGGGATTGTGGTGCAGTGTCAGGACAGCCGTTCGCAGCACCGCAACCGCGATATGGCGTTCCAGGTGCTCAAATCGCGCCTCTACCAGCACGAGATGGACAAGCGCGCCGAAGCCGCGCAGGCCACCGCCGACGCCAAGTCGGACATCGCCTGGGGCCATCAGATCCGCTCCTACGTGCTGGCGCCATACCGCTTGGTCAAAGACCTGCGCACCCAGGTGGAGAGCGGCAACACCGACGCGGTGCTGGACGGCGATTTGAATCCATTCATCAAGGCGGCGCTGGCGCAACGCATCAGCGGCGAGTCGGAAAGCAATTAA
- a CDS encoding lipoprotein-releasing ABC transporter permease subunit: MLSAKYEWLVGLRYLRAKKSQGFISAITFLSLAGIALGVAALIVVLAVMTGFKVELQRQILGVTSHVVVQNYFGKLPYSPELLQVIRNTEGVSAASPYIFQQVLLSHGDTAVGVGLRAIEPKSERHLSDLQQNMQRGSLEKMQGFGLVLGVNLARTLAVDVGDKLTVMAPQANITVMGALPRVKRFTVVGVFESGMHEYDTNLAYAYLGDAQTLFRLGDKVTGIEIRTPDPDLASGVRARLEAALGGQYYVRDWMMMNRNFFRALQMEKATMFVILFLVVLVAAFNIISSQIMVVMEKGRDIAILKTMGATSGGILRIFMINGGIVGVGGTLLGLGLGLSLAFNLEAALAFVEKLLNTQLIHGDVYFIDYLPSKVLPEDVTVVTLVSLAISVAATLYPAWRASRIDPVEALRYE; encoded by the coding sequence ATGCTCTCGGCCAAATATGAGTGGCTGGTGGGATTGCGCTATCTGCGCGCAAAAAAATCCCAGGGCTTCATCAGCGCCATCACCTTCCTCTCTCTGGCGGGCATCGCCCTGGGGGTGGCGGCGCTGATCGTGGTGCTGGCGGTGATGACCGGTTTCAAAGTGGAGCTGCAGCGGCAGATCCTCGGCGTCACCAGCCATGTGGTGGTGCAGAACTACTTCGGCAAACTGCCGTACTCCCCTGAACTGCTCCAGGTCATTCGCAATACCGAAGGGGTCTCCGCCGCCTCGCCGTATATCTTCCAGCAGGTGCTGCTCTCCCACGGCGACACCGCCGTGGGCGTGGGGCTGCGCGCCATCGAACCCAAATCCGAACGCCATCTGTCTGATCTGCAACAGAATATGCAGCGCGGCTCGCTGGAGAAGATGCAGGGCTTCGGGCTGGTGCTGGGGGTGAACCTGGCGCGCACGCTGGCGGTGGATGTGGGCGACAAACTCACCGTCATGGCGCCCCAGGCCAACATCACCGTGATGGGCGCGCTGCCACGGGTGAAACGCTTTACCGTGGTGGGGGTTTTCGAATCCGGCATGCATGAGTATGACACCAATCTGGCCTACGCCTACCTGGGCGATGCGCAGACGCTATTCCGTCTGGGCGACAAGGTCACCGGCATCGAGATCCGCACCCCGGACCCGGATCTGGCCTCCGGCGTGCGCGCGCGGCTGGAGGCGGCGTTGGGCGGGCAGTACTACGTGCGCGACTGGATGATGATGAACCGCAACTTCTTCCGCGCTTTGCAGATGGAGAAGGCGACCATGTTCGTCATCCTGTTCCTGGTGGTGCTGGTGGCGGCGTTTAACATCATCTCCAGTCAGATCATGGTGGTGATGGAGAAGGGGCGCGATATCGCCATTCTCAAAACCATGGGCGCCACCTCCGGCGGCATTCTGCGCATCTTCATGATCAATGGCGGCATCGTCGGCGTGGGCGGCACCCTGTTGGGGTTGGGCTTGGGCCTCTCTCTGGCGTTTAATCTGGAGGCGGCGTTGGCGTTTGTGGAAAAACTGCTCAACACCCAGCTGATTCATGGCGATGTCTATTTTATTGACTACCTGCCGTCAAAGGTGCTTCCTGAAGATGTGACCGTGGTGACGCTGGTGAGTTTGGCCATCAGCGTGGCGGCGACGCTCTATCCGGCTTGGCGCGCATCGCGTATTGATCCGGTGGAGGCGTTGCGCTATGAGTGA
- a CDS encoding site-2 protease family protein, with protein MNWSEIVQNLIIWAPGVIFAITLHEWAHGFMADRFGDPTARNMGRLSLNPIVHIDPVWTIALPAVMLAVSLATVGQPMAFGGAKPVPVNPRNFKGRFKTAMLWVAAAGPGMNLLLALLCALAIHGVLLLPPFFASPVAQMLQAAIFMNVLLAVFNMLPLPPLDGGRVAVSLLPHPADMWLARMERFGLPILILLIFTGVVGQIIWPAISALLHFYFELAGVMG; from the coding sequence ATGAACTGGTCGGAGATTGTACAAAACCTGATCATCTGGGCGCCCGGGGTGATCTTCGCCATCACCCTGCACGAGTGGGCGCATGGTTTCATGGCCGATCGTTTCGGCGACCCCACCGCGCGCAACATGGGACGATTGTCGCTCAATCCCATTGTGCACATCGACCCGGTTTGGACCATCGCCCTGCCGGCGGTAATGTTGGCGGTGTCGTTGGCCACTGTGGGTCAGCCCATGGCGTTCGGCGGCGCCAAGCCGGTGCCGGTCAATCCGCGTAATTTCAAAGGACGCTTCAAAACCGCCATGTTGTGGGTGGCGGCGGCGGGACCGGGGATGAATCTTCTGCTGGCGCTGCTGTGCGCGCTGGCCATCCACGGCGTGCTGCTGCTGCCGCCCTTTTTCGCCAGCCCCGTTGCGCAGATGCTGCAAGCAGCCATTTTCATGAACGTGCTGCTGGCGGTGTTCAACATGCTGCCGTTGCCGCCGCTGGATGGCGGGCGGGTGGCGGTGTCGCTACTGCCGCATCCAGCGGATATGTGGCTGGCGCGCATGGAGCGTTTTGGCCTGCCGATTCTCATTCTGCTCATTTTCACCGGGGTGGTGGGTCAGATCATCTGGCCCGCAATCTCCGCTCTCTTGCATTTCTACTTCGAACTTGCCGGGGTAATGGGCTAA
- a CDS encoding response regulator, producing MELQHAIYAARILVVDDQQVNVKLLDKLLRMSGFSHVECVTDPTLVETLHGQDPYDLILLDIRMPQMDGFEVMSRIRSLSSDGDYLPVLVMTAQTDQETRLHALELGARDYLTKPFDRVEALHRICNMLEVRMLHKQARDQNRILEQRVRERTEELQNTQLEVVRRLGMASEYKDNETGLHIVRMSQYAEAIAREAGMSPGECELLLNASPMHDIGKLGIPDGILQKPGKLDDAEWAKMRQHAEIGAHLLEGGESEVMETARIIALTHHERWDGSGYPTGLQGEEIPVFGRICAIADVFDALTSTRPYKAAWPQEKAVEEIVTMSGTHYDPELVQAFVRALPRIRQIAKGFADEPVSHTEA from the coding sequence ATGGAGCTGCAACACGCCATATACGCCGCGCGCATCCTGGTCGTCGATGATCAGCAGGTCAACGTCAAGCTGCTGGACAAACTCCTGCGCATGAGCGGCTTCTCCCACGTGGAGTGCGTCACCGACCCGACTCTGGTGGAGACGCTTCACGGCCAAGACCCTTATGATCTGATCCTGCTCGATATCCGCATGCCGCAGATGGACGGCTTCGAGGTGATGAGCCGCATCCGCTCGCTGTCGTCCGATGGCGACTATCTGCCGGTGCTGGTGATGACCGCGCAGACCGATCAGGAGACCCGCCTGCACGCGCTGGAGTTGGGCGCGCGCGACTATCTGACCAAACCGTTTGACCGCGTCGAGGCGCTGCACCGCATCTGCAATATGTTGGAGGTGCGCATGCTGCACAAACAGGCGCGCGACCAGAACCGTATCCTCGAGCAGCGCGTGCGCGAACGCACCGAAGAGTTGCAGAACACCCAGTTGGAGGTAGTGCGGCGTTTGGGCATGGCCTCGGAGTACAAGGACAACGAGACCGGTCTGCACATTGTGCGCATGAGTCAATACGCCGAAGCCATTGCGCGCGAGGCGGGCATGAGCCCCGGCGAGTGTGAGCTGTTGCTCAACGCCAGCCCCATGCACGATATCGGCAAACTGGGCATTCCCGACGGCATTCTACAGAAACCCGGCAAACTGGATGACGCCGAGTGGGCCAAGATGCGCCAGCATGCGGAGATCGGCGCGCACCTGCTCGAAGGGGGCGAATCGGAGGTGATGGAGACCGCGCGCATCATCGCCCTGACCCACCATGAGCGGTGGGACGGCTCTGGCTACCCCACCGGGCTGCAGGGGGAGGAGATTCCGGTGTTCGGGCGCATCTGCGCCATCGCCGATGTGTTTGACGCCCTCACCTCCACCCGTCCGTACAAAGCGGCCTGGCCGCAAGAGAAGGCGGTGGAGGAGATTGTGACCATGTCTGGGACCCATTATGATCCTGAGCTGGTGCAGGCGTTTGTCCGCGCTTTGCCCCGCATTCGACAGATTGCCAAAGGTTTTGCCGATGAGCCCGTATCCCACACTGAAGCCTGA